The following are encoded together in the Pirellulales bacterium genome:
- a CDS encoding glycoside hydrolase family 15 protein: MSKGVNHHRTSVRRLFQGNRALSLGAGALFLASAAGWAWRKFSSELEIAPGWPGKTPHWTSSAKQGVGTACGPGSNLWFTLNHGIVTEVFFPRVDQPAVAQMGLVVTASDGFYSEEKNDAEHSIEYARDGVPLYRLRNTCLAGRYRTEKQIFSHPRFPVLLQKTRFVPLSGSLADYRLHVLVNPHLGNHGWLNQAWLGDYKGEAMLFAEEDGHMLALASSAGWKKRSVGFTSVSDGRQQLRRHGRLTQTYRRAPPGDVSLVGEIDLSQGGEFVLALAFGAAPQEAGLRARQSLLADFDALREDYVAPWRNWQAGLNYSDLAPSASRDLSRVSAMVLCAHEDKSVPGAFVASLTVPWGQARKTNDVFGPVGYHVVWPRDLYMTAGGLLAVGDRRAARRALEYCQATQQNNGGWPQNQAVNGQAVWTGKQLGETSMPVLLFDLINRAGLLTDEDRRRFWPMLRAAAAHIVKSGPWAEQDRWENARGFTPFTLSNMIAALVVTAEQADKQGATMMGAFFRETADSWHDSIDYWTYVHDTPLAREVGVPGYYLRVAPPDRHGEPVKYSGHSDELWYRPERDQDLPPWQIVSVDALAYVRFGLRAPDDPRILDTIKVIDAVLKTDTPYGPCWHRYNHDGYGEKEDGSPFDGRRGIGRLWPLLTGERAHYELLAGRPDEARRLMAAMERFANEGKMMPEQVWDTDDIASRELYFGRPAGSAMPLAWAHAEYIKLRRSLAEGRVYDLPPQTTQRYLIEGIESRLVIWRPNHRRKVIPPGKTLRVMLDAPATILVECDGSSGKRRIETSDAEIGVFYADLPTENLGDGEAVRFCIHEKTNKRLLPAPWQVTRCTAVSAETGPEAMGAKAR; encoded by the coding sequence ATGAGCAAGGGCGTAAATCATCACCGCACCTCGGTTCGCCGACTTTTCCAGGGCAATCGCGCGCTGAGTCTGGGGGCGGGTGCGCTGTTCTTGGCCTCGGCGGCGGGATGGGCGTGGCGCAAGTTCAGCTCAGAATTAGAGATCGCACCAGGCTGGCCAGGAAAAACGCCGCACTGGACTTCCAGCGCCAAGCAAGGTGTCGGCACCGCGTGCGGTCCCGGCTCGAACCTATGGTTTACGCTTAACCACGGCATCGTCACCGAGGTCTTTTTTCCGCGAGTCGACCAGCCGGCCGTCGCTCAGATGGGACTGGTCGTCACCGCCTCCGACGGCTTTTATTCGGAAGAGAAGAACGATGCCGAGCACTCGATCGAATACGCGCGTGACGGCGTGCCGCTCTACCGTCTCAGGAACACCTGTCTCGCAGGCCGCTACCGGACCGAAAAGCAAATCTTTTCGCATCCGCGTTTCCCGGTGCTGCTGCAAAAAACGCGCTTTGTGCCTTTGTCAGGCAGTCTCGCTGATTATCGCCTGCACGTCCTGGTCAACCCGCACTTGGGCAACCACGGTTGGCTCAACCAGGCCTGGCTGGGCGACTACAAAGGCGAGGCGATGTTGTTCGCGGAAGAAGACGGGCACATGCTGGCACTCGCTTCGTCCGCGGGATGGAAAAAACGCTCGGTCGGATTCACCAGCGTTTCGGACGGCCGCCAGCAACTCCGCCGCCACGGACGGCTGACGCAGACCTACCGCCGGGCGCCGCCCGGCGACGTCAGCCTCGTCGGCGAAATCGACCTCAGCCAGGGCGGCGAGTTCGTGCTGGCGTTGGCGTTTGGGGCAGCGCCGCAAGAGGCGGGTCTGCGAGCACGACAATCACTGTTGGCCGACTTCGACGCTCTGCGGGAAGACTACGTGGCCCCATGGCGCAATTGGCAAGCCGGCCTGAACTACAGCGACTTGGCTCCCAGCGCGTCGCGCGATCTGTCTCGTGTCAGCGCGATGGTGCTGTGCGCCCACGAAGACAAGAGCGTGCCGGGCGCGTTCGTTGCCAGCTTGACGGTTCCCTGGGGCCAGGCGCGAAAGACGAACGACGTGTTCGGGCCTGTAGGCTATCACGTCGTCTGGCCGCGTGATCTGTATATGACCGCCGGCGGCCTGCTGGCCGTGGGCGACCGCCGCGCCGCGCGACGGGCCTTGGAATACTGCCAGGCCACGCAGCAAAACAATGGTGGCTGGCCGCAGAACCAGGCTGTGAACGGCCAGGCCGTGTGGACCGGCAAGCAACTGGGCGAAACCTCGATGCCCGTGCTGCTGTTCGACCTCATCAATCGGGCGGGTTTGCTTACCGACGAAGATCGGCGGCGGTTCTGGCCGATGCTGCGCGCCGCCGCCGCGCACATCGTAAAGAGCGGTCCCTGGGCCGAGCAAGACCGCTGGGAAAATGCCCGCGGCTTCACGCCGTTCACCTTGTCGAACATGATCGCGGCCCTGGTCGTCACCGCCGAGCAGGCCGATAAGCAGGGCGCAACGATGATGGGCGCGTTCTTTCGCGAAACGGCCGATTCATGGCACGACTCGATTGATTATTGGACCTACGTCCACGACACACCGCTGGCCCGCGAAGTCGGCGTGCCGGGTTATTATCTCCGCGTCGCGCCGCCCGACCGACACGGCGAGCCGGTGAAGTATTCGGGCCACTCGGACGAGTTGTGGTATCGCCCGGAGCGCGATCAAGACCTTCCACCGTGGCAAATCGTGAGTGTCGACGCCTTGGCCTACGTCCGCTTCGGTTTGCGAGCGCCGGACGATCCGCGCATTCTCGATACGATCAAGGTCATCGACGCCGTATTGAAGACGGATACGCCGTATGGCCCCTGCTGGCACCGTTACAATCACGACGGCTACGGCGAAAAGGAGGACGGCTCACCGTTTGATGGCCGTCGCGGCATCGGGCGGCTCTGGCCGCTCTTGACCGGCGAACGGGCCCACTACGAGTTGCTCGCCGGGCGGCCCGACGAAGCCCGGCGGCTGATGGCCGCCATGGAGCGATTTGCCAATGAGGGAAAAATGATGCCCGAGCAAGTCTGGGATACCGACGATATTGCCTCGCGCGAGCTTTATTTTGGCCGGCCGGCCGGATCCGCCATGCCGCTCGCCTGGGCGCACGCCGAGTATATCAAGCTCCGCCGCTCGCTGGCCGAAGGCCGTGTCTACGACCTGCCGCCTCAAACCACGCAGCGTTATCTGATCGAGGGCATTGAGTCGCGGCTTGTCATCTGGCGGCCCAACCATCGCCGCAAAGTAATACCGCCCGGCAAAACCTTGCGGGTGATGCTCGACGCTCCGGCAACCATTCTCGTCGAATGCGACGGCTCCTCTGGAAAGCGGCGGATCGAAACCTCCGATGCCGAAATTGGCGTCTTCTACGCCGATCTGCCAACCGAGAATCTCGGCGACGGCGAGGCAGTGCGGTTCTGCATCCATGAGAAGACGAACAAGCGGTTGCTCCCGGCGCCATGGCAAGTCACGCGCTGCACGGCGGTTTCGGCCGAGACCGGGCCGGAGGCGATGGGCGCCAAGGCAAGGTAA
- a CDS encoding thiamine pyrophosphate-binding protein, whose translation MGRVDDLWLSGRRQQRHPGGPANAARQIRFIQVRHEEGAAFMACAYAKFTGKLGVCLSTSGPGAVHLLNGRTPSASV comes from the coding sequence ATGGGGCGTGTCGATGATCTTTGGCTATCCGGGCGACGGCAACAACGGCATCCTGGAGGTCCTGCGAACGCGGCAAGACAAATCCGCTTCATCCAGGTGCGGCACGAGGAAGGCGCCGCCTTCATGGCCTGCGCCTACGCCAAGTTCACCGGCAAGCTTGGCGTCTGTCTCTCCACCTCGGGGCCGGGCGCCGTGCATCTGCTCAACGGCCGAACGCCAAGCGCATCGGTCTGA
- a CDS encoding DUF4058 family protein produces MPLRDHFRPPLDEQRHWEAMHATWPVMMVVGLGQKLPPGYFAEPSVHSGRSAEIDVITYESEGTARAQREEGHGGVATAVWAPPQPTLVVATNLPGEEVYEVQVYDGRRRTRLVAAVEIVSPSNKDRSASRRAFVAKCAGLLRERVSVVIVNIVTTRTPSLYAELLDFLGRSDPRLGSEPLYSVACRMTKQGDDWQLEAWAETLSLREALPTMPLWLADDLAIPLDLENSYEESCKGLGIAHAPE; encoded by the coding sequence ATGCCCTTGCGTGATCATTTTCGTCCCCCGCTTGACGAGCAGCGCCACTGGGAAGCTATGCACGCGACGTGGCCGGTCATGATGGTGGTTGGGTTGGGCCAGAAGCTTCCGCCGGGATATTTCGCCGAGCCGAGCGTGCATTCCGGACGGAGCGCGGAAATCGATGTGATCACCTACGAATCCGAAGGGACGGCCCGCGCGCAGCGCGAGGAAGGCCACGGCGGCGTGGCGACGGCGGTCTGGGCCCCCCCCCAGCCAACGCTCGTCGTGGCCACGAACCTGCCCGGCGAGGAAGTGTACGAAGTGCAGGTCTACGATGGGCGGCGACGTACCCGCTTGGTGGCGGCGGTGGAAATCGTCAGCCCATCGAATAAGGACCGTTCAGCAAGTCGGCGGGCGTTCGTCGCCAAATGCGCGGGATTGCTGCGCGAGCGGGTTTCGGTGGTGATTGTCAACATCGTAACGACGCGCACTCCAAGCCTCTACGCGGAGTTACTCGACTTCTTGGGCCGGTCCGATCCGCGCCTAGGTTCCGAGCCGCTTTATTCAGTGGCCTGCCGCATGACGAAGCAGGGCGACGACTGGCAGTTGGAAGCCTGGGCCGAGACGCTTTCTCTACGAGAAGCTCTGCCCACCATGCCCTTGTGGCTGGCCGACGACCTCGCCATTCCGCTTGATCTGGAGAACAGCTACGAAGAAAGTTGCAAGGGGCTGGGTATTGCTCACGCCCCCGAATAG
- a CDS encoding CBS domain-containing protein, whose protein sequence is MAVFRDELRNLFPSDLDAQRLSQQAFTLGEFLAKHDYRPPPLDRRAVVHGHCHQKSIIRMEGEEKILQRMGLDYGQILDSGCCGMAGSFGFEEGNYDISMKIGSQQLFPAVAAAEGDTLIIADGFSCRHQIAEGTNRQAMHLAQVLKMALDSGPRGPTGAFPEVRYPTARLDGPERWKQTLRTAAIGGLCLGGAAVAVLRREKCSVAGGAAKGIVGRASLPKETITMFSITTRHISRSNVANWQQEHPWEPSPKSFPQPVPLVCQSDLINPMLRAGDIAAKGVRVCDQRLPVVEAVRLLAECESGLLAVVEGGKPVGVLTERDVVRALAKGLMEFSRSPVGSVMSKEWAQVRDDATLDKLLACFGSRGTLVVDRHGGLIGIIYWRCLASHFSERGLGRALAKLFERSLK, encoded by the coding sequence GTGGCCGTCTTTCGCGACGAGTTGCGGAACCTATTTCCGAGCGATCTCGACGCCCAGCGGCTCTCTCAGCAGGCGTTTACATTGGGCGAGTTTTTAGCGAAGCACGATTACCGTCCTCCGCCGCTCGATCGCCGCGCCGTGGTACACGGACATTGCCACCAGAAGTCGATCATCCGCATGGAGGGCGAGGAGAAAATCCTGCAGCGCATGGGGCTGGACTATGGCCAGATACTCGACTCGGGTTGCTGCGGCATGGCCGGCTCGTTCGGCTTTGAGGAAGGGAATTACGACATTTCGATGAAGATCGGCTCGCAACAATTGTTCCCCGCAGTCGCCGCCGCCGAGGGAGATACGCTGATCATCGCCGACGGCTTTAGCTGCCGGCATCAAATCGCGGAAGGGACGAACCGCCAGGCAATGCACTTGGCACAAGTGCTGAAGATGGCGCTCGATAGTGGGCCCAGGGGACCAACAGGCGCTTTCCCCGAAGTCCGCTATCCCACCGCGCGGCTCGATGGCCCCGAGCGCTGGAAGCAAACCTTGCGCACGGCGGCGATCGGTGGACTTTGCCTCGGCGGTGCCGCGGTCGCAGTGCTGCGGCGCGAGAAATGCTCAGTCGCAGGCGGCGCCGCTAAGGGAATTGTTGGTAGGGCGAGCTTGCCGAAGGAGACCATCACCATGTTTTCGATAACCACCAGGCATATCAGCCGAAGCAACGTCGCGAACTGGCAGCAAGAGCACCCCTGGGAACCGTCCCCAAAATCGTTTCCTCAGCCGGTGCCCCTGGTCTGCCAATCCGATCTTATCAATCCGATGCTGCGGGCAGGCGACATTGCCGCCAAGGGAGTGCGTGTCTGCGATCAGAGGCTCCCGGTCGTCGAGGCGGTGCGGTTACTGGCGGAGTGCGAATCGGGCTTGCTGGCGGTGGTGGAGGGCGGCAAGCCGGTGGGAGTGCTAACCGAGCGCGATGTGGTCCGTGCGCTGGCGAAAGGTTTGATGGAATTCTCGCGATCGCCGGTCGGAAGCGTGATGTCGAAGGAGTGGGCGCAGGTGCGCGACGATGCCACGCTCGACAAGCTGCTCGCGTGCTTCGGCAGCCGAGGCACGCTCGTCGTCGATCGGCATGGCGGCTTGATCGGCATCATTTATTGGCGTTGCCTGGCGAGTCACTTCTCCGAACGAGGGCTGGGCAGGGCTTTGGCGAAACTCTTTGAGCGGTCTTTGAAATAG
- a CDS encoding molybdopterin-dependent oxidoreductase, producing the protein MHELGFPWEIRVAHWFNVLFLTLLARSGLAILSAHPKLYWNIDAWPTSEWLDLLRKPLPQDRMWCSTDEEGEWRGWLALPGGDGLGLGRYWHFSTAALWVICGLCYVAVLFTSEQWRRLVPASWEIFPCAWRTLVAYLELKSPEPHPPFTYSSGLPFNALQQLTYFGVVFLLTPLQILTGLAQSPTILARFRWYERLFGNRQAARSLHFIGLVFFGGFLAIHLVMVFWHDFAKEMDKMVLGRTRSDGSTEGIWLGMAIIGGIVLFHMAANLASAYAKRTVHRMLAMVYGPLRWLLLYGVKSVQVRDESEISPYHRTNGYPPISAYPQAKGDDDTYERLLANDFRDYRLEVTGLVERSLRLSLDDLRAMPKQEQVTLHNCIQGWTSIGKWGGVRLAEILNRCQPLPAAKYLVFYSFGKHETSGQCYYECVSLDIGRYPQTLLAYELNGEPLPLQHGAPLRPRFETKLGFKMVKFLRAIEVVDDYRRIGGGMGGVREDKQQFDMGAEI; encoded by the coding sequence ATGCACGAATTGGGTTTTCCGTGGGAGATTCGCGTCGCGCACTGGTTCAACGTGTTGTTTCTCACGTTGCTGGCGCGCAGCGGTCTGGCGATCCTTTCCGCCCATCCCAAGCTTTATTGGAACATCGACGCCTGGCCGACGAGCGAATGGCTGGACCTCTTGCGCAAACCGCTTCCCCAAGACCGCATGTGGTGCTCGACCGACGAAGAAGGCGAGTGGCGCGGTTGGCTGGCTTTGCCCGGCGGCGATGGTCTCGGACTGGGCCGCTACTGGCACTTCTCGACTGCGGCGCTGTGGGTGATTTGCGGCCTATGCTACGTGGCGGTGCTGTTCACGTCGGAGCAATGGCGGCGGCTCGTGCCGGCCTCCTGGGAAATCTTCCCCTGCGCGTGGCGGACGCTCGTCGCCTATTTGGAGCTGAAGTCGCCGGAACCGCACCCACCCTTCACCTATTCCAGCGGGTTGCCGTTCAACGCCCTGCAGCAGCTCACCTACTTCGGCGTCGTCTTTCTGTTGACGCCGCTGCAAATCCTGACCGGGCTGGCGCAATCGCCCACCATCCTTGCGCGGTTCCGCTGGTATGAGCGTTTATTTGGCAATCGACAGGCGGCGCGAAGTCTGCACTTCATCGGTCTGGTGTTCTTCGGCGGCTTCTTGGCTATTCATCTGGTGATGGTCTTCTGGCACGACTTCGCCAAAGAGATGGACAAGATGGTGCTCGGCCGTACTCGCTCCGACGGGTCGACCGAAGGGATCTGGTTGGGAATGGCGATCATCGGTGGCATCGTCTTGTTTCACATGGCGGCCAACCTTGCGTCGGCCTACGCCAAGCGGACGGTCCACAGGATGCTGGCGATGGTCTATGGGCCGCTGCGCTGGTTGCTGTTGTACGGCGTGAAAAGCGTGCAGGTCCGCGACGAATCGGAGATATCGCCTTACCATCGCACCAACGGTTATCCACCCATTTCCGCCTACCCGCAGGCCAAAGGAGACGACGACACCTACGAGCGGCTGTTGGCGAACGATTTTCGCGACTACCGCCTGGAAGTGACGGGCCTGGTGGAGCGGTCGCTACGGCTGTCGCTGGACGACCTGCGGGCCATGCCCAAGCAGGAGCAAGTGACGCTGCACAATTGCATTCAGGGTTGGACCTCGATCGGCAAGTGGGGCGGAGTGCGGCTTGCCGAAATCCTCAATCGCTGCCAGCCGTTGCCGGCAGCCAAGTACCTGGTGTTTTACTCCTTCGGCAAGCACGAAACGTCAGGCCAGTGCTACTACGAGTGCGTTTCGCTCGACATCGGTCGCTATCCGCAGACCCTGCTCGCCTATGAGCTGAACGGCGAGCCGCTACCGTTGCAACACGGCGCACCGCTGCGACCGCGGTTCGAAACCAAGCTCGGTTTCAAGATGGTCAAGTTCTTGCGTGCGATCGAAGTGGTGGACGATTATCGCAGAATCGGCGGCGGCATGGGCGGCGTCCGCGAAGACAAGCAGCAGTTCGACATGGGTGCGGAGATTTAA